AAATATCAACACACCTTTATAACGGCCCTGTTTGTGGCCATCACCATCACTGCCTGGAGCGGGGTATGTTTTGGACAACCCGCCGCTGATGGAACGTCTTCCGGGTCGGTTTACACCCGCTGGAAAGCTGTGGGACAGTTTGCCGCGGACCTGTCCCTGGAAATGATCCAGAATGCGGGCAAGACCCCGGACAAAAAAGATCTCATCGTTCTGACCAATGCAGGATATGCTCAAATGTTCGGCATGCCGACCCAGGGAGTACTTGACGGCCTGGCAGCGGTCACCGGCGCCAGCCGGGGAAAAAACACCCTGGTGGAGATCCATGCCGCTGCCTGGGACCCTTTGTGGGTGGCGGTCCATGATCCGGCATCCGGGTGGTGCGCTTATCTGGAGATGGTGCAACCCGGCGGATCAGACCCTCAACAGTTTCCGGATGCCATGTCTCCTGACATATTCGGCATCCGGACCGTGGAACGAATCGATGCCGATTATCTTTATGCGCATGCAAAAGAATTTGAAACCCGGATGGCCGGCCGGATATTCGGGGACAATGCCTTCCGGGTCATCACCATTGCCAATGCCGTGGCATCCGGGGCACCGGCCCGGGTGGTCCGGGCGTTTGAATTTCACGACCATTACTGCCCCGGGGTGATGTCCGGCATTTTCATGGCCGATTATGTGCAGGCCCATTTTCCCCCGGGCAGATCCGGATATGTCGTTCACGGGATAGACCCCTGGTGCAAGGAAGATGCCCTGATGACCCTTTTAAACGCCACCCCGGGCAAGAAAAAATATGCCGTGACCTATCCTTCCGAAGCAGACCGGGCCAGGCGCCTCCCGGCGGTTGAAACCGCCGCCACCATCATCTACCGACAGAATGACCAGACCGGACAATGGGAAGGAATCCTCCTGGGATTTGACTGGGCCGACACTTCCTGCCCTAAAACCGGGAATGTCATCATCGACAAACTGTGCATCGACCTGTGGTACCTGGAACGGATCGATTCTCCTGAAACATTTGTCAAGGTATTGAAAACCGTCACCCTCCCGGACGGTGTATCTCCCATGGACTGGGCAACTCCCGGAACCGATCCGCTGGGAAAGATGGGCCTGACCGTCCAATGACATGGCTGGAAAACCCAGCGAAAATCTTTTTGAAACCATAACCGCGCCCATGCGCGAATGATAGCGGGAGGTATTGAAAAATGAAATTCTTGCAACAGTTCATGGTGGTTTGTCTGGTGATGTCGGCCCTTTCCGCCGGTGCCGGGGAATCCGACACAGACATAATGGTTCTGGATGATGTGGTGGTAACCGCCACCAAACTGGTGACCCCCACCAAGCAGACCAATGAAACGGTCTACACGGGAAGCGAGATCACCCGGGAGGGTCTGGATGCACTGGGAAGCAAGGCAGCAGTCAGCGTTTATGAGGCGATCAATATTCTTCCCGGCATCTCCGTGGAAAGTATCGACCCCTACGGACTGGCGGCCGAACAGAAAAATATCCGGGTCCGGGGGGTCCGCGGATTTCTGGGTGCCATGACCGTGGCGGGAGTCCCCAACTACGGCGGCAACCCCATGGGGCCCCGGGAATATATCTATGACATGGAAAATTTCGACAGCATTGCCGTATACAAAGGGGCGGTCCCGGCGGATCTTGGCACCGGGGTCGGTGCCCGGGGTGGGGCTGTGGAACTCAGGCCCCGATGGCCGGAACAGAAATTCGGGATGAATGTCAGCCAGGGAATCGGCACCGGCAATTACACCCGGAGCTTTATCCGGCTGGGTTCCGGAAACCTGCCTCGAACGAGGACCGGGCTGTCCCTTTCCCTTTCCCATACAGATGCGGAAAAATGGAAAGGCCCCGGTGATTTAGGCCCCAGGAAAAATGCCAACCTGATGGTACGCCAACCTCTCCCCACCGGGGATGAAGTTAAATTCTGGTTCAACGCCAATGACCTGAAACAGGATCTGTACCGGCCGTTGACTTATAGTGAAGTCACGTCTCTGAGCCGCTTTTACGACCAAGATTACAACACGGGTCTGACCGGAAACAAGAACGAAGATATCAACTATTACCGATACAACCGGGGCGATTATGCCAACCGGGATTTTCTGGCTGAACTGCCGGTCACGCTTTCTGACAAATTCCGGTTTATGTTCAAGCCTTACTTCACGGATGAGGACACTGAAATTTTCCAGGGATCTGCTTCCCAGGGCGGCATTGTCATCAAACGGCAGCGGGACATTGAAAGGTACGGCATGATCACTCGACTGGATTCTCACTTTTCATGGGGCACGGCCTCTTTAGGATACTGGGCCGAGGTGTCCGACATGGTGATCCGGCAGCAGAACTACGACCCGGTCACCTTTGCGTTCAAAGGATACGGCATGTACATGAAAAGTGAGGACAAAGGAATGGTCCACAGTCCGTTCCTGAAACTGGCCGGCAGCATCGGACGGTTCGACTGGCAGGCCGGCCTCAAATATTTTCACTACACGGATCCTGCCGGCCAGGGATATGTCGCTTCCGCGCCTGACTATACGCTCACGGCAGCTTCGGATCTTTTCCGGGAAGAAAAAACCTATGAAGAAATTCTTCCGACACTGGGTGCGGCCTTTCGGCTGACACACAACCTGGAATTGAATGCCAGTTACGGGCGCAACCAGATCCGGCCCTATGCCTATGTCCCGCTGGTCAACATCTACAACCAGAACCGGGCCGCATTCCAGGCAGCCGGGGTGACTCTCAATGATATGTTCAGCGGCTATGACATGGAAATCTCGGACAACTTCGAAGTCGGCGCCCGGTTCCGGTACGACCGTTTCGAGGTGGTGCCGACCCTGTTTTATTCCAGGCACCAGAATCTGTTGACCACGGTTTACGACCCAAGGGTGAATCAAAGCTACTTCCAGAACGTTGGCGATGCCACCGGGTACGGGGTCGAAATCGAGTCCAATTTTCTGATCACTGACCACCTGAACCTGTTTTTCAACCCTTGCTATACGGCATTGACCTACGATGACGACCTGGTATTTCAGGGTGCTGTCCGCAACACAAAGGACAAACAGGTACTGGATACCCCTGAATGGACTGTCAAAACCGGGTTGATATACACCTGGAAAGATTTCGAAGTGATTCCCATGGTCCGGTACCTGGGCACCCGGTACGGGGACGCCGAGCACACCGAAAAGATCGATGATTATGTGGTGGCGGACCTGAAAATGGGCTACACCTTCAACAATTTTTCTTTTTTGGACAAACTCAAGCTATCCCTGGAACTGACCAACCTGTTTGACAAGGAATATGTGTCGGTGATCAATGCCATGGATGACAGCCGGGCCGGAAGCACCAGTTATTACGTTGGCGCCCCTTTTACGGCTTTGATGACGGTGGGGTTTGATTTCTAAACCAGGCAAAGCTCATTACGGACATACAAATTAAAGGTTGACTTTATTTTTAAACCCTGTATTATACACCAATGTTTCAATCTTTCCGGTGTTAATCAAGATTCAATCTGTGATTTATTCCCTCAAAGTACGAAGCGATTTATTATTATTTTTTATTTTTTTAGGAGAAAGCCAACATGGCCAACGGTACAGTAAAATGGTTTAACGACGCAAAAGGGTTTGGATTTATTGAGCAGGAAGACGGTGGAAAAGATGTGTTCGTGCATCACTCAGGCATTAATGCCATGGGTTTCAAATCCCTCAACGAGGGAGACCGGGTTTCCTTTGACATCTCTGAAGGCCAGCGTGGACCCGCTGCGACGAATGTAACTGTGGTGTAATCACCGCGTTTATATAGTCTGACCCAAAGCCCCTGGATGGTTCGCCGTCCAGGGGCTTTTTTTATGCCCGGCACGATTCCGGCGGTCAGTTGGCAAAATGGGCCAGCCATACTGCCGGGGATATGACTGAACTGCCGGGTCTGGGTTTTTCAATGAGCAGATGATCTCCCGTGATCAGAACCGCTGCCGGCTCTGATGCCAGAAGCGCCCACAGATGGGAATCCTGAAGGTCCGGCGGGATATGTTCATTGTCGGCAGGAGGATCCCGCCAGATGGCATTGGCAGTAATTTCCGTCAGAATCAGCCCTATCTCCGGTTCTGTCAGACCATGAAGCCGGACCAGTTTGGGTCTCAGCAATATCTGCCGGTATTCATCGAGCAGCGCCGGAGACAAAAGAAAAACCAACCTGCCATTGATCATGCCATCCAGAATCTGTGCAGTGGGACTGTCCGGCCGGGAAGTGATGAGTCCGGCTGCGACCACATCGGTATCAATAATCAAGACCGATTTTTTCATCGGGTGCAAAGGTCGCGGGTTTCCTCAACGGCAAGGCGGATTGCTTCTTCATCAGTGCAGCCGGCCCTGATCCGGGCCTTCTCCACCAGTTGTCTTGCGTGAGTCATCGATTTAATCCCCCGGAGAACAAGGCTTTCCTCGATAATTTTCCCGATGCTGCGTCCCTGCCGGGCAGCCGTTTCTTTAAGTGCCTGATGCAGATCATCGTCAAGGGTGATGGTGAGACGGCTCATGGGTACCTCCAATCAAAGTGATTTTTTCATTGTTCAATAGCACAATAACACCAATACACCATCTAGTCAATACCACCCAAAAATGCTATCTTTCTTGACAGAAACCTGAATCCGGGTTCAATATGAAAGCCAATCTATCCCTTGATGGTACCGCAGGACCCTCGCATCAGACAATTTCTAAAAAAAATTTACCCCTGATCCCAAAGATGGTATAACCCCGGCAGCTGGATCGGAAAAAAGAGACGATCAAATCCAGACAAAAAATCTGAACGGATACACCGCTGTTTACAATTAAATCCCCAGGGGAGCTTAAGCGACACAACCATGCCGGATACCGACAGACTGGAACAGATACAGCAGTTTCTAACAGATACCGGCTGGGTGTCTTCGCCTTTTCGCGTTTCTTTTCTGGCGGCCGGGGAATACAATGCCAACTATCTGATCGAATCAGGTGCCCGGCAGTATGTCCTGCGCATCAACCACGGCAGCCAGCTGGGCCTGGGAGATGATCAGATCGCTTACGAATACCAGGTGCTCACGGCCCTGGCGGATTCCGGGGTCACGCCAAAACCCCTGGCCTGCCATCCCCGGCCCGATCCCTTGGGAGGTGGGGTCCTGCTCATGGAATTCATCCCTGGCGAGCCCCTGGATTACTGCCGGGACCTGGAAAAAGCAGCCCACGTCTTTGCCCGGATTCACACGGTATCTGTACCGGACAGTCTGATCGTCCAGGCAGACCCCGTGAGCGATATTGCCCGGGAAAGCTATGGCCTGCTCCACCGGTTTAGCGACCACCCGCTTACAAAGGAAAAGGAACAGATCCTGGCCTATTACGACACCGTCCTGGCTCTGGCTGAAACCACCCGGCCCCTGTTTGACGCAGAACCCTTGTGCCTGGTGAACACGGAAGTGAACTCCGGCAATTTTCTCATCAGTCCGGACCGGGCCTGCCTGGTGGACTGGGAAAAGGCCGTGGTCTCCTGCCGGTACCAGGACCTGGGCCATTTCATGGTACCCACCACCACGCTGTGGAAAACCGACATCGTTCTGAGCCGGAAAGACCGGCACCGATTTCTGTCCGCCTACCACCAGCAGGCATGCCCGGACATGCCGTTTGATGATCTTGCGGAAAAATCCCATGTCATGGAAAAAACCATTCTGCTGCGGGCCCTGTCCTGGTGCTTCATGGCCTGGTATGAATACACACAGACCGACCGGCCCATCCGGAACCCGGACACCTTTGCCAAAATTCAGCAGTATCTGTCGGATATCCCATGTATATTACACTCCGTCACATAGGCAAATCCTTTAAACACCAGCCCGTTCTGGAATCCATCGGCTTTGCCGTGAACGCCAGGGAGCTGGTTTCCATTGTAGGGCCGTCCGGGGCCGGCAAGACCACCCTGCTCAAAATCATCGCCGGACTGGAGGCTCCGGACACAGGACAGGTGATATTTTCCCACCCCGTGACCAAACACCACCCCGTGATCATTGTGTTCCAGGATTATGTGCTGTTTCCCGCCATGACGGTGAGACAGAATATCGGATTCGGTCTCAAGGCCCGGCACATGGGAAAAAACCAGATCAAAAACCAGGTGGATCAGATGCTGGACTATTTTAAACTGGCCCCCCAGGCAGACCAGTATCCGGCCCAGCTGTCCGCCGGCCAGAAACAGCGGGTGGCCATTGCCCGTGCCATGATCGTGAACCCGGCCGTGCTCTTGCTGGATGAGCCTTTTGCCAACCTGGACCGGAACCTGAAAATGGAGACGGCCCGCTTCATCCGCACCACCCAGCAGGCATTCGGCATTCCCACAATCAGTGTCACCCATGACCTGGAAGAAGCCTTTGCCATGTCCGACCGCATCGGGGTTTTGCTGGACGGCCGGGTTCAGCAGTTCGATACCCCCCGGCAGGTGTATTTCCATTCGGCCACCCCGGCTGTGGCCCGGTTTCTGGGCCCCGTGAATAAAATTCCGCCGGCGCTGTTCCCGTTGTTCCGGGTGGATGAGGCCGTGGCCGGCCCGCTGAACGGGACCCCGCTTCCGGCCCGGCCCGAAAACCTGGCCATTATTGCAGACCCGGAGGGATTCGGCCGCATCACGGAAAAAACCTTTGCCGGCCACTACACCGTGTATACGGTAACCGTCGGCTCTCAGACCTACACCATCTACAGCCAGAATGACCGGTTTGAAAGCAGTCAGCATGTATCTTTGCGGTATCGGCCGTTTTAAATATAACCTTTGACCCGGTTTTTTGACTGACCGGTCATATACCCAAACTGAAAGGAGTTCTTATGACCCTGCGATGGAACATGACTTTTTTGCTGTTGATGCTGGTGATACCGTTCTTTCATCCGTTTACCCTGCCGGCCCGGGCATCCGGCGATATCCTGCCGGACACCCCGTTCGAACAGATCCTGGAACAGGCCCGGGGGACTCAGGTCCAATGGTACATGTACGGGGGATGGACCCATGTCAACACCTGGGTGGACACGTTTGTGGCCAAAGAGATGAAACAGCGCTATGACATCCATGTGAAACGGGTCCCCATGGATGCCGGGGTGTTTATCAACAAACTGCTCAACGAAAAAGCCGCCGGCAAAACCACGGGGACCATCGACCTGCTGTGGATCAACGGGGAAAACTTTAAAAATGCGAAGGAAACCGGCCTGCTGTTCGGCCCCTTTGCCGGACATTTGCCCCATGTGCGGCAGTATGTGAACCCGGACAGCATCACCCATGATTTCGGATTTCCTGTGGACGGATTTGAAGCCCCATTCGGCCGGGCCCAGTTCGTGTTCGAGTATGACACAGACCGGACGGACACTGTCCCGGACACGGTGGCGGCCCTCAAACAGTGGATCATGGACAACCCGGGACAGTTCACCTATCCCCAGCCCCCGGATTTCACAGGGTCTGCTTTTATCCGCCACATTTTCTATGCAGTCACGGGCGGGCACGGCCAATACATGGCCGGGTGGGATCCGGACCTGTATGAAAAAAACGCGCCGTTGCTGTGGGACTGGCTCAACCAGATCAAGCCGTTTTTATGGCAGAAAGGACGAACCTATCCCAGGGACAGCGCATTTCTGGATACGCTGTTTGCCAGGGGAGAGGTGGCGTTTAGCATGTCCTATCATCCGCCCCACGCCCAGAACATGATTATGGAGGGCAGTTATCCGGATACGGTCAGAACCTTTGCCTTAAAAGACGGTGCTATTTTCAACACCCATTTCACGGCCATTGCCTTTAACGCCCCAAACAAGGCCGGGGCCATGGTGCTGGCAGATTTCCTGATGTCCGTGGATGCCCAGGTATCCAAATTTCAACCGGAGAACTGGGGGGATTTTCCGGTTCTGGACCTGAACCGGCTCAGTGCATCGGACCGGCAGCGGTTTGAGACCGTGGACTTAGGGCCCGCCACCCTGACACCGGATCAGCTGGCTGCCGTTGCCGTGCCTGAGATACCGGCCCAATATCTTGAAGCCCTGGAACAGGACTGGAAAACCCATGTTCTGGGCCCCTAGCCGGACCGCCATACTGATTCTGAAGCTCAGCCCCCTGATCCTGCCGTTTGTGGTGCTGTTCTGCGGCGGGGTGTTTCTGACGGTGTGCCAGTCCTTAGGAATCTTCACCCCCCTGCCCCATACCGGCGGGATCCTGGCGGCCTATGGCGTGATCCTGTCTGATCCCTCTTTTTTGGGCTCCTTTGGGTTTTCCCTGGGCGTGGCCCTGGTGTCTGCCGCTGCTTCCGTGGCAGCCGGCACCTTTCTGGCCTACCGGGTCTGGCAGCTGCCCAAAGCCCTGGCCGGGGCGGCCCTGGTGTACAAAATCCCGCTGATTTTGCCCCATATTGCCGTGGCATTTGTGGTGCTGATTTTCTGGAGCCGGTCCGGTATCCTTTCCTCTCTGGCCTGGCACCTGGGCCTGATCCAGTCCATGCCGGATTTTCCCAATGTTTTGTATTCCGGCTGGGGCTTAGGCATGATCCTGGCCTATACCCTGAAAGGCACCCCGTTTGCCATGCTTTTGATTCTGGCCCTGCTGGTGCGGTTCGATGTCCGGCAGATCCAGACGGCAGCCATGCTGGGGGCATCGAAACGGCGCATCTTTTTTTCCATTGTACTGCCAAGGCTGGCCCCGGCGATGCACACCAGTTTTATCATCTTGTTTCTATACAGTTTCGGGGCATTTGACATTCCTTACATTTTGAGCGAAAGCCGGCCCGGCATGCTCAGCCTGAATGTCTATAACCTGTACTTCAAGCATGATCTGGCCCGGCGGCCCGAAGCCATGGCCATCCTGACGCTGATGCTCTTTTTTGCCGTGGTGTTCATCATCGCCTATTCCAGGACCGTCACCCGCCTGGAAAACGGGGTCAGAAAACTGTGAAAAAAACCGGCCCCATCCCCCACGTGCTGACCCTGCTGGTGCTGGCGATCCTGTTTGCCCTGCCTGCCGGCATCCTGGTGCTGGTGGGCCTGGCCCCGGGGTGGCGGTTTCCGGATTTGTGGCCGAAACGGTTTTCTTTTACGGGCATCGAGTTTCTGATCACCCACCGGGATCAGATCCTGACCGCGCTGGCTTCCTCGTTTTTTTATTCCCTGGCCACGGTGTTCGTCACCTTAGTCATGTGCCTGACCCCGGCCGCTGCCTTTGCCAGACAACGGTTTGCCGGCAAACGGTTGCTGGAAGCGTTGCTGCTCACCCCGGCCCTGGTGCCGCCCATGACTTTTGCCATGGGACTGCATGTGGTGTTCATCCGGCTGTCTCTGGCTGACACCGTGGCCGGGGTGATTCTGATCCTGGCCCTGTTCACCTACCCTTACATGTTCCGGGCCCTGGTGGCGGGATTCCAGACCCTGGGAGAACAATATCGCACTTGTGCCAAAAACCTGGGGGCCGGTCCCGTGGCGATTTTCTGGCAGGTGGAGCTGCCGTTGCTGGTGCCGGCCATGATCGCCGGCGGCAGTGTGGTGTTTCTGGTGGCGTTTTCCGAATATTTTCTGGTGTTTCTCATGGGCGGGGGAACCGTGCCTTCTTTTACCGGGTTTCTGATGCCGCTGCTCGCTTCTTCCAACCGGTCCCTGGCCGCGATTCTGACCCTGATTTTCCTGCTGCTGCCCATCCTTTTGTTTTTTGTTATCGACGGATCATTGATGCGCACCTACCGCAAAAAAGGCATGGCCTGACACGGAAATCCGCCTGGGCCTTCGGACGAATCCATCCCAATGGCACCGGCTGAACGGCAATTGATATGAATCGGATTCATATCCTTTCATGAAAACAATGCGTTATACATTTTTACCCCGGACATGCTATGGTGCAACAGGGTCAAAAAAGGTCAACCATTCAAGCCAAGGAGAGACAGGGATGACACTATCATTCAACCATGAAACCTGTTCCGGGTGCCGGGCCTGCGAACTGGTGTGTTCATTGCAGAATCTGAAAATAATCAATCCGTCCAAGGCCATGCTCCGGGTCATGCCGCGGTTTCCCGAGCCCGGCATTTTCCAGGTGGCCATCTGCAACCAGTGCGGGGCGTGTGCCGAAGCCTGCCCCACCGGGGCCATCCATCGGGTCAAAGACACCTGGCGCATTGACATGAAAAAATGCGACGGGTGCCTGGCATGTGTTTCCGCCTGCCCGGAAAACGTGATGATGGTGGATGATGACGGCATGCCCTACAAATGCATCAACTGCCGGCAGTGTGTGGAAGTGTGTCCCCGGGATGCACTGAGCTTCAAATAGAGGGAAAAGGAGGATTATCATGTTATACGGATATGCCGGACACACGCTGAGAATCGATCTGAGCACCGGGAGCATTGAAAAACAACCCTTAAAACAGGAATGGGTGGATGAATTCATCGGGGGCCGGGGATTCACGGCCAAAATTCTGTACGATGAAATTCCGGCCGGCACAGACCCTTTAGGCCCGGACAACCGGTTTGTCATTGCCATGGGGCCGTTGAGCGGCCTGTTTCTACCGGCGGCCGGCAAAACCCATTTTGCCGCCAAATCCCCGGCCACGGGCGGATATGGCGACAGCAACATGGGCGGCCATTTCGGGGTCACCATGAAATACGCCGGATACGATGTCACCATTTTAACGGGCCGGGCCAAAGAACCGTCCTATCTTTTCATTGACAACGACACCGTGGAAATCCGGCCGGCCGGGCATTTGTGGGGCAAAGGCTCCACTGAGGTGGAAGAGATCCTGAAAAATGACCTGGGACAGGAATTCCAGATTCTGACCATCGGCGAGGCCGGGGAACGAATGGTCAACTTTGCCTGCATCTCCCATGATTTCGGGCGCCAGGCCGGCCGCACGGGCATCGGCGCGGTTTTGGGCTCCAAAAACATCAAGGCCATTGCCGTGCGCGGCACCCAAGACATCCCCGTGTTCGACCCCAAGGGGCTTTTGAAAAAAGGCAAGGCCACCTATGCTGCGTGCCGGGAAAAACCCGGATTTAAAGGCTGGACCCCGGAAGGCACGGCCGGTATCACCAACTGGTGCAATGATGTGGGGGCTTTACCCACCCGCAACTTTGCCACCTCCCATTGCGATTATGCCGACAAGATCAACGGCAAAGCCATCCTGGACGAACTGAAAATCACGGACAAAGGGTGTTTTTCCTGCCCCATTCCCTGCGGCAAATACGGGCTGTCAAAAACCGCGCTGGGCAACAAATATGTGGAAGGCCCGGAATACGAAACCCTGGCCCTGGTGGGCAGCAACTGCGAACTGTCCGACATCCATGCCGTGGCCCATGTCAACTGGTTATGTGATGAACTCGGCTTAGACACCTGCTCGGGCGGGGCCGTGGTTTCCTTTGCCCTGGAATGCTATGAAAAAGGCCTGATCTCAAAACAAGAGATGGGCATGGACGTGACATGGGGGGATCTTGACTCCATCGTCCATATCCTGAAAAAAATTGCAAAAAGAGAGGGCATCGGAGATATACTGGCCAACGGCGTCAAAAAAGCCGCTGAAAAGATCGGGGGTGACAGCGACAAATTTGCCATCCATGTCAAAGGCCTGGAGTGGACCGGATATGAATCCAGAAACG
The window above is part of the Desulfotignum phosphitoxidans DSM 13687 genome. Proteins encoded here:
- a CDS encoding aldehyde ferredoxin oxidoreductase family protein gives rise to the protein MLYGYAGHTLRIDLSTGSIEKQPLKQEWVDEFIGGRGFTAKILYDEIPAGTDPLGPDNRFVIAMGPLSGLFLPAAGKTHFAAKSPATGGYGDSNMGGHFGVTMKYAGYDVTILTGRAKEPSYLFIDNDTVEIRPAGHLWGKGSTEVEEILKNDLGQEFQILTIGEAGERMVNFACISHDFGRQAGRTGIGAVLGSKNIKAIAVRGTQDIPVFDPKGLLKKGKATYAACREKPGFKGWTPEGTAGITNWCNDVGALPTRNFATSHCDYADKINGKAILDELKITDKGCFSCPIPCGKYGLSKTALGNKYVEGPEYETLALVGSNCELSDIHAVAHVNWLCDELGLDTCSGGAVVSFALECYEKGLISKQEMGMDVTWGDLDSIVHILKKIAKREGIGDILANGVKKAAEKIGGDSDKFAIHVKGLEWTGYESRNAPGMMLGYMTADVGAHHNRCWVLGSDVANAVGGSQDANVHDLISQGANFETIPKADHKNVVPLVLKSQHLRPAFDILGTCRLQYMEIGLETHYYEELYYCATGKKLDFNKDLLHLSEKIWHLNRMFNKREIPDFGRKYDYPPPRFYEEPIPSGPNKGHKVEFAVIEEMLDAYYAARGWDKNGIPTRETLEKFNLAVE